The sequence CCGCCGGGCCGGGGCGGCGATTGGCGACGTCATCGTCGTGTCCGGCACGATCGGCGACGCGGCGCTCGGCCTGCGGCTGCGCCTGGGCACGCTCGACGGCAGCGCGGCGGGCGAGGGCGCTTCCCACCTGCTCGACCGCTACCTGCATCCCCAGCCCCGCCTGGGGCTCGCGGAAGCCGTCCGCAGCTTCGCCTCCGCCTCGCTGGACATTTCGGACGGGCTGATCGGCGACCTCGGCCATATCACCCGCACCTCGGGCGTCTCGGCCGTCGTCGAGGCCGCGCGCGTGCCCCTCTCCGATGCCGCCCGGGCCCTGATCTCGGCTGACCCGACTGCGTTTGCCAGCATCGTCACCGGCGGCGACGACTACGAGATCCTGACCACGATGCCGGAAGCCCGTTTTGCCGCCTATCAGGCAGCCGCCGACCGCGCCGGCATACCCGTGGCCGTGATTGGTCGCATCGTCGAGGGGCAGGGGCCGCCGGTTGTGACCGACGCGCAGGGAAACGCCATTT is a genomic window of Kaistia defluvii containing:
- the thiL gene encoding thiamine-phosphate kinase; this encodes MIARYLRPLADDPGAFGLTDDAALLRPEPGFDLVLTKDMVAAGVHFFPDDPPESIARKALRVNLSDLAAKGATPIGYLLGLALPADWTEDWMAGFSAGLAEDQRRYGILLLGGDTVKSPDGLMLSVTALGQVPAGSIVRRAGAAIGDVIVVSGTIGDAALGLRLRLGTLDGSAAGEGASHLLDRYLHPQPRLGLAEAVRSFASASLDISDGLIGDLGHITRTSGVSAVVEAARVPLSDAARALISADPTAFASIVTGGDDYEILTTMPEARFAAYQAAADRAGIPVAVIGRIVEGQGPPVVTDAQGNAISLGRSSHDHF